Proteins from a single region of Synchiropus splendidus isolate RoL2022-P1 chromosome 3, RoL_Sspl_1.0, whole genome shotgun sequence:
- the adcyap1a gene encoding adenylate cyclase activating polypeptide 1a isoform X2, translated as MCRKVTLALLIYGIIMQQSVSCSPVGFSFPNVRLDSEIYDDGGNSLQSLDYGRDELDVRNSPSANNGLYSLYFPQEKSGGKTMDDSSELLTKRHSDGIFTDSYSRYRKQMAVKKYLAAVLGKRYRQRIRNKGRRLTYL; from the exons ATGTGCAGGAAAGTGACTTTAGCCTTACTCATCTATGGAATCATAATGCAGCAAAGCGTCTCCTGCTCACCTGTGGGGTTTAGCTTTCCAAACGTTAG ACTTGACAGTGAGATTTATGACGACGGAGGAAACTCCCTTCAGTCGTTGGACTACGGCAGAGATGAACTGGATGTGAGAAATTCTCCGTCTGCCAACAACGGCCTCTACTCTCTTTATTTTCCTCAAGAGAAAAG TGGAGGGAAAACCATGGACGACAGCTCAGAGCTTCTGACCAAGCGACACTCAGATGGGATCTTCACAGACAGCTACAGCCGCTATCGGAAGCAGATGGCGGTGAAGAAATACCTGGCAGCCGTCCTCGGGAAAAGGTATAGACAGAGAATTAGAAACAAAGGACGCCGGCTGACGTATTTGTAG
- the tyms gene encoding thymidylate synthase isoform X2 has product MPVTTEIFASQELPETLKTTREEEKCSFGLFCDEHGYLNQIRYILEHGHTKGDRTGTGVISVFGSQARYSLRDQFPLLTTKKVFWKGILEELLWFIKGSTNSKELSEKGVKIWDANGSRSFLDKCGFTEREEGDLGPVYGFQWRHFGAEYTNMHADYTGQGVDQLQKVIETIKTNPEDRRIIMCAWNPKDLPLMALPPCHALCQFYVCDGELSCQLYQRSGDMGLGVPFNVASYALLTYMIAHVTGLKPGDFVHTLGDAHIYLNHVEPLKEQLQREVRPFPKLKILRTVTNIDDFRAEDFEICDYNPHPAIKMQMAV; this is encoded by the exons ATGCCTGTAACTACAGAAATATTTGCATCTCAAGAGCTCCCAGAGACGCTGAAGACgacgagggaggaggagaagtgcAGTTTCGGTCTTTTCTGTGATGAACATGGTTACCTAAACCAGATCCGGTACATTCTGGAGCACGGCCACACGAAGGGGGACAGAACCGGGACAGGAGTCATCTCAGTCTTCGGAAGTCAAGCCAGATACAGCTTGCGCG ATCAGTTTCCCTTGCTGACGACCAAAAAAGTTTTCTGGAAAGGAATTCTCGAGGAGTTGCTGTGGTTTATTAAG GgctcaacaaattctaaagagCTCTCGGAAAAAGGCGTGAAGATCTGGGATGCCAATGGCTCAAGGAGCTTCTTGGACAAGTGTGGCTTCACGGAGAGGGAAGAGGGTGACCTTGGGCCAGTGTATGGCTTCCAGTGGCGGCATTTTGGTGCGGAGTATACAAACATGCATGCAG ATTACACAGGACAAGGTGTTGACCAGCTGCAGAAGGTCATTGAAACCatcaaaacaaatccagaggACAGAAGGATCATCATGTGTGCATGGAATCCCAAAG ACTTGCCCCTGATGGCGCTGCCTCCCTGCCATGCTCTCTGTCAGTTCTATGTGTGCGACGGCGAGCTTTCCTGTCAGCTGTACCAGCGCTCAGGCGATATGGGTCTGGGCGTGCCTTTCAATGTGGCCAGCTATGCTCTTCTCACGTACATGATCGCTCACGTCACTGGACTGAAG CCTGGAGACTTTGTGCACACACTGGGTGACGCACACATCTACCTGAACCACGTGGAACCTCTCAAAGAACAG CTCCAGAGGGAAGTACGACCTTTCCCAAAGCTGAAGATCCTGAGGACGGTGACGAACATTGACGACTTCCGGGCAGAAGATTTTGAAATCTGTGACTACAACCCCCACCCAGCCATCAAGATGCAGATGGCTGTTTGA
- the enosf1 gene encoding mitochondrial enolase superfamily member 1 isoform X2, translated as MGEKNLGPEKGVIHLATAAVLNAVWDLWARAEGKPLWKLLVDMDPKTLVSCIDFRYITDVLTEEEALKLLMNAQEGKQQREAEMLSEGYPAYTTSCAWIGYSDQQLRQLCTDALASGWTKFKVKVGADLQDDTRRCGLVRQMIGPDNILMIDANQRWDVDEAISWVKSLAQFKPLWIEEPTSPDDILGHAAISKALAPLGIGVASGEQCHNRVMFKQFLQASALQFIQIDSCRLASVNENLAVLLMAHKFRVPVCPHAGGVGLCELVQHLILFDYICVSASLNNRMCEYVDHLHEHFTSPVMIRDAHYMPPKDPGYSCEMLETSVQRHHFPDGDVWKRLLKK; from the exons ATGGGTGAGAAGAAT CTCGGACCAGAGAAAGGCGTGATCCACCTGGCAACTGCTGCAGTCCTGAATGCTGTCTGGGACCTCTGGGCAAGAGCGGAGGGCAAG CCACTTTGGAAGCTGCTGGTGGACATG GATCCAAAGACCCTTGTTTCATGTATCGACTTCAGATACATCACAGACGTGTtgactgaggaggaggcgctca AACTTTTAATG aacGCACAGGAAGGGAAGCAGCAGCGAG AGGCGGAGATGCTCTCAGAAGGCTACCCTGCCTACACCACTTCCTGTGCCTGGATTGGCTACTCCGACCAGCAGCTCCGACAG CTCTGCACAGATGCCCTGGCGTCAGGCTGGACCAAGTTTAAAGTCAAGGTCGGAGCGGATCTACAGGACGACACCCGCAGATGTGGACTTGTGCGACAAATGATTGGCCCTGATAACATTCTG ATGATAGATGCTAACCAGCGGTGGGATGTGGATGAGGCCATCAGCTGGGTGAAGAGCCTGGCTCAGTTCAAGCCTCTCTGGATTGAAGAGCCCACGTCTCCTGATGACATCCTTGGCCACGCTGCCATTTCAAAA GCTTTAGCTCCGCTGGGGATTGGTGTCGCGTCAGGGGAGCAG TGTCACAACAGAGTGATGTTCAAGCAGTTCCTGCAGGCGTCTGCACTGCAGTTCATCCAGATCGACAGCTGTCGACTCGCCAGTGTCAATGAGAACCTGGCGGTGCTGCTCATGGCTCACAAGTTCAGGG TGCCTGTGTGCCCTCACGCTGGAGGAGTCGGCCTCTGTGAGCTGGTCCAGCATCTGATTCTCTTCGACTACATCTGTGTTTCTGCAAGTCTCAATAATCG CATGTGCGAGTATGTGGATCATCTTCATGAGCACTTCACCAGCCCTGTGATGATTCGGGATGCCCACTACATGCCCCCGAAG GATCCTGGTTATTCTTGTGAGATGCTGGAAACATCCGTGCAACGACACCACTTCCCTGATGGTGACGTTTGGAAAAGGCTCCTAAAGAAATGA
- the LOC128755610 gene encoding tyrosine-protein kinase yes-like, with protein sequence MMGCIKSKEDKGPSMKYRSENLPNSDPSATAQHVGHYGPEPTQLQQNQLPSSCSISGTANFNHTITPFGGSSAAMTPFGGASSSFTGPVSNSFSGAVPSGVTFFVALYDYEARTSDDLSFKKGDRFQIINNTEGDWWEARSINTGRKGYIPSNYVAPADSIQAEEWYFGKMGRKDAERLLLNPGNHRGTFLVRESETTKGAYSLSIRDWDETKGDNVKHYKIRKLDNGGYYITTRAQFDTLQKLVKHYTEHADGLCHRLTTVCPTVKPQTQGLAKDAWEIPRESLRLELKLGQGCFGEVWMGTWNGTTKVAIKTLKPGTMSPEAFLQEAQIMKKLRHDKLVPLYAVVSEEPIYIVTEYMAKGSLLDFLKEGDGKFLKLPILVDMAAQIADGMAFIERMNYIHRDLRAANILVGDNLVCKIADFGLARLIEDNEYTARQGAKFPIKWTAPEAALYGKFTIKSDAWSFGILMTELVTKGRVPYPGMVNREVLEQVERGYRMPCPQGCPESLHEMMKLCWKKDPDERPTFEYLQSFLEDYFTATEPQYQPGENL encoded by the exons ATGATGGGCTGCATTAAGAGCAAAGAGGACAAAGGCCCGTCCATGAAGTACCGCTCTGAGAACCTCCCCAACTCTGATCCCAGCGCCACCGCTCAGCATGTGGGCCATTACGGGCCGGAGCcgactcagctgcagcagaatcAGCTTCCTTCGTCCTGCTCCATCTCCGGGACAGCTAACTTTAATCACACTATCACGCCGTTTGGTGGCTCCTCGGCTGCTATGACGCCGTTTGGTGGGGCTTCATCCTCCTTCACTGGCCCGGTGTCCAACTCCTTCTCTGGTGCTGTCCCCA GCGGCGTGACGTTCTTCGTGGCCTTGTATGACTATGAAGCTCGCACGTCCGACGATCTGTCTTTCAAAAAGGGAGATCGTTTCCAAATCATCAACAATAC AGAGGGTGACTGGTGGGAAGCTCGCTCTATCAACACGGGGAGAAAAGGCTACATTCCCAGTAATTATGTGGCCCCTGCTGACTCCATACAAGCAGAGGA GTGGTATTTTGGGAAAATGGGGCGTAAAGATGCAGAGCGGTTGCTGCTGAATCCTGGGAATCATCGGGGAACTTTCCTCGTGCGGGAAAGTGAAACCACTAAAG GCGCTTACTCCCTGTCGATTCGGGACTGGGACGAAACCAAAGGAGACAACGTGAAACACTATAAGATCCGAAAGCTGGACAACGGTGGATACTACATCACGACAAGAGCTCAGTTTGACACGTTACAGAAGCTTGTCAAACACTACACAG AACATGCTGATGGACTTTGCCACCGACTCACCACAGTCTGCCCCACCGTCAAacctcaaactcaaggccttgCCAAAGACGCCTGGGAGATCCCTCGTGAGTCCCTGCGTCTGGAGCTGAAACTGGGCCAGGGCTGCTTCGGAGAGGTCTGGATGG GCACATGGAACGGTACGACCAAAGTGGCTATAAAGACTCTGAAGCCGGGGACCATGTCGCCCGAGGCCTTCCTGCAAGAGGCCCAGATCATGAAGAAGCTCCGACATGACAAGCTGGTGCCTCTTTACGCCGTCGTGTCTGAAGAGCCCATCTATATCGTCACAGAGTACATGGCCAAAG GGAGTCTGCTTGACTTTCTCAAAGAAGGTGATGGAAAATTCCTGAAGCTTCCGATCCTGGTGGACATGGCTGCTCAG ATTGCGGACGGCATGGCGTTCATCGAGAGGATGAACTACATTCACCGGGACCTGCGTGCTGCCAACATCCTGGTCGGGGACAATCTGGTGTGCAAGATTGCAGACTTTGGTCTCGCCAGGTTGATAGAGGACAATGAGTACACAGCAAGGCAAG GAGCTAAATTCCCCATCAAGTGGACGGCACCCGAGGCGGCTCTGTACGGAAAATTCACCATCAAGTCTGACGCCTGGTCCTTCGGGATCCTGATGACGGAGCTGGTCACCAAAGGCAGAGTGCCGTACCCAG GCATGGTGAAccgggaggtgctggagcaaGTGGAGCGAGGGTACCGGATGCCGTGTCCCCAGGGTTGCCCCGAATCCCTTCATGAGATGATGAAGCTGTGCTGGAAGAAAGATCCAGATGAGAGACCCACATTTGAGTACCTGCAGTCCTTCCTGGAGGATTATTTCACGGCCACTGAGCCGCAGTACCAGCCTGGAGAGAACCTATAG
- the adcyap1a gene encoding adenylate cyclase activating polypeptide 1a isoform X1 has product MCRKVTLALLIYGIIMQQSVSCSPVGFSFPNVRLDSEIYDDGGNSLQSLDYGRDELDVRNSPSANNGLYSLYFPQEKRMERHADGMFNKAYRKALGQLSARKYLHSLMAKRVGGGKTMDDSSELLTKRHSDGIFTDSYSRYRKQMAVKKYLAAVLGKRYRQRIRNKGRRLTYL; this is encoded by the exons ATGTGCAGGAAAGTGACTTTAGCCTTACTCATCTATGGAATCATAATGCAGCAAAGCGTCTCCTGCTCACCTGTGGGGTTTAGCTTTCCAAACGTTAG ACTTGACAGTGAGATTTATGACGACGGAGGAAACTCCCTTCAGTCGTTGGACTACGGCAGAGATGAACTGGATGTGAGAAATTCTCCGTCTGCCAACAACGGCCTCTACTCTCTTTATTTTCCTCAAGAGAAAAG AATGGAAAGACATGCGGACGGCATGTTTAATAAAGCCTACAGGAAAGCGCTGGGTCAGTTATCAGCAAGGAAATATCTGCATTCTCTGATGGCAAAACGTGTAGG TGGAGGGAAAACCATGGACGACAGCTCAGAGCTTCTGACCAAGCGACACTCAGATGGGATCTTCACAGACAGCTACAGCCGCTATCGGAAGCAGATGGCGGTGAAGAAATACCTGGCAGCCGTCCTCGGGAAAAGGTATAGACAGAGAATTAGAAACAAAGGACGCCGGCTGACGTATTTGTAG
- the tyms gene encoding thymidylate synthase isoform X1, which translates to MPVTTEIFASQELPETLKTTREEEKCSFGLFCDEHGYLNQIRYILEHGHTKGDRTGTGVISVFGSQARYSLRDQFPLLTTKKVFWKGILEELLWFIKGSTNSKELSEKGVKIWDANGSRSFLDKCGFTEREEGDLGPVYGFQWRHFGAEYTNMHADYTGQGVDQLQKVIETIKTNPEDRRIIMCAWNPKDLPLMALPPCHALCQFYVCDGELSCQLYQRSGDMGLGVPFNVASYALLTYMIAHVTGLKVRDFDVSVMDSCLTVLFSLPQPGDFVHTLGDAHIYLNHVEPLKEQLQREVRPFPKLKILRTVTNIDDFRAEDFEICDYNPHPAIKMQMAV; encoded by the exons ATGCCTGTAACTACAGAAATATTTGCATCTCAAGAGCTCCCAGAGACGCTGAAGACgacgagggaggaggagaagtgcAGTTTCGGTCTTTTCTGTGATGAACATGGTTACCTAAACCAGATCCGGTACATTCTGGAGCACGGCCACACGAAGGGGGACAGAACCGGGACAGGAGTCATCTCAGTCTTCGGAAGTCAAGCCAGATACAGCTTGCGCG ATCAGTTTCCCTTGCTGACGACCAAAAAAGTTTTCTGGAAAGGAATTCTCGAGGAGTTGCTGTGGTTTATTAAG GgctcaacaaattctaaagagCTCTCGGAAAAAGGCGTGAAGATCTGGGATGCCAATGGCTCAAGGAGCTTCTTGGACAAGTGTGGCTTCACGGAGAGGGAAGAGGGTGACCTTGGGCCAGTGTATGGCTTCCAGTGGCGGCATTTTGGTGCGGAGTATACAAACATGCATGCAG ATTACACAGGACAAGGTGTTGACCAGCTGCAGAAGGTCATTGAAACCatcaaaacaaatccagaggACAGAAGGATCATCATGTGTGCATGGAATCCCAAAG ACTTGCCCCTGATGGCGCTGCCTCCCTGCCATGCTCTCTGTCAGTTCTATGTGTGCGACGGCGAGCTTTCCTGTCAGCTGTACCAGCGCTCAGGCGATATGGGTCTGGGCGTGCCTTTCAATGTGGCCAGCTATGCTCTTCTCACGTACATGATCGCTCACGTCACTGGACTGAAGGTGAGGGATTTTGACGTCTCTGTGATGGACTCGTGTCTTACTGTCTTGTTTTCCCTCCCTCAGCCTGGAGACTTTGTGCACACACTGGGTGACGCACACATCTACCTGAACCACGTGGAACCTCTCAAAGAACAG CTCCAGAGGGAAGTACGACCTTTCCCAAAGCTGAAGATCCTGAGGACGGTGACGAACATTGACGACTTCCGGGCAGAAGATTTTGAAATCTGTGACTACAACCCCCACCCAGCCATCAAGATGCAGATGGCTGTTTGA
- the enosf1 gene encoding mitochondrial enolase superfamily member 1 isoform X1: MSRKIVGLTVRDVRFPTSLEQHGSDAMHTDPDYSAAYVVLDSDCGLRGFGLTFTLGKGTEIVVSAIEALAGLVVGKCLQEIVGDFRGFYRLLTSDGQMRWLGPEKGVIHLATAAVLNAVWDLWARAEGKPLWKLLVDMDPKTLVSCIDFRYITDVLTEEEALKLLMNAQEGKQQREAEMLSEGYPAYTTSCAWIGYSDQQLRQLCTDALASGWTKFKVKVGADLQDDTRRCGLVRQMIGPDNILMIDANQRWDVDEAISWVKSLAQFKPLWIEEPTSPDDILGHAAISKALAPLGIGVASGEQCHNRVMFKQFLQASALQFIQIDSCRLASVNENLAVLLMAHKFRVPVCPHAGGVGLCELVQHLILFDYICVSASLNNRMCEYVDHLHEHFTSPVMIRDAHYMPPKDPGYSCEMLETSVQRHHFPDGDVWKRLLKK; this comes from the exons ATGTCGCGCAAAATTGTCGGTTTAACAGTTCGAGACGTGAGGTTCCCGACCTCTTTGGAGCAACATGGTTCAGATGCGAtg CACACTGACCCGGACTACTCAGCTGCCTATGTGGTTCTGGACTCGGACTGTGGACTGAGGGGGTTCGGTCTCACTTTTACTTTGGGGAAAGGAACCGAAATAG TTGTGTCGGCTATAGAGGCGCTGGCAGGACTGGTTGTTGGAAAATGTTTACAAGAAATTGTCGGTGACTTTCGTGGATTCTATCGCCTTCTGACCAGCGATGGCCAGATGAGATGG CTCGGACCAGAGAAAGGCGTGATCCACCTGGCAACTGCTGCAGTCCTGAATGCTGTCTGGGACCTCTGGGCAAGAGCGGAGGGCAAG CCACTTTGGAAGCTGCTGGTGGACATG GATCCAAAGACCCTTGTTTCATGTATCGACTTCAGATACATCACAGACGTGTtgactgaggaggaggcgctca AACTTTTAATG aacGCACAGGAAGGGAAGCAGCAGCGAG AGGCGGAGATGCTCTCAGAAGGCTACCCTGCCTACACCACTTCCTGTGCCTGGATTGGCTACTCCGACCAGCAGCTCCGACAG CTCTGCACAGATGCCCTGGCGTCAGGCTGGACCAAGTTTAAAGTCAAGGTCGGAGCGGATCTACAGGACGACACCCGCAGATGTGGACTTGTGCGACAAATGATTGGCCCTGATAACATTCTG ATGATAGATGCTAACCAGCGGTGGGATGTGGATGAGGCCATCAGCTGGGTGAAGAGCCTGGCTCAGTTCAAGCCTCTCTGGATTGAAGAGCCCACGTCTCCTGATGACATCCTTGGCCACGCTGCCATTTCAAAA GCTTTAGCTCCGCTGGGGATTGGTGTCGCGTCAGGGGAGCAG TGTCACAACAGAGTGATGTTCAAGCAGTTCCTGCAGGCGTCTGCACTGCAGTTCATCCAGATCGACAGCTGTCGACTCGCCAGTGTCAATGAGAACCTGGCGGTGCTGCTCATGGCTCACAAGTTCAGGG TGCCTGTGTGCCCTCACGCTGGAGGAGTCGGCCTCTGTGAGCTGGTCCAGCATCTGATTCTCTTCGACTACATCTGTGTTTCTGCAAGTCTCAATAATCG CATGTGCGAGTATGTGGATCATCTTCATGAGCACTTCACCAGCCCTGTGATGATTCGGGATGCCCACTACATGCCCCCGAAG GATCCTGGTTATTCTTGTGAGATGCTGGAAACATCCGTGCAACGACACCACTTCCCTGATGGTGACGTTTGGAAAAGGCTCCTAAAGAAATGA